The Longimicrobium sp. genome segment ATACGAGCACGACCTCGTCCACCACCTCGCGCGCCAGCCGGAAGGCGCGCTCGTCGATGTCGCCGCTCAGGCCTTCGCAGAGCGTCGGCCCGTAGACGGAGGACGTCGGCCGCCCGGCGGCGAGCGATGCGTGGAGCGCCGCGGTCTCGTCCGTCTGGACGCCCACGACGCGCACGCCGTCACCGATCGCCCGCGCCACCACGCCGATCCCCCCGATCAGCCCCCCGCCGCCCGCGGGCGTCACCACCGTACGAATGGACGGACGCTCCTCGAAGATTTCCAGCCCCACCGTTCCCTGCCCGGCGACGACGGCGGGGTCGCTGAAGGCGTTCACGAAGCGAGCCCCGCTCTCCTCCGCGAACGCCTCGGCCGCCGCGTGCGCCGCGTCGTAGCCGCCGGCGACGAGCCGCAGCTCCGCGCCCTCGCGGGCGATGCGGCGCCGCTTTCCCTCCGGCGCGTCGTCGGGGACGAAGACGACGGCCCTGGCGCCGAGGAGGCGGGCGGAGAGGGCGACGCTGATCCCGTGGTTCCCGGCGGACGCGGTCACCAGCCCCCGCGCGCGCTCCGCGTCCGCGAGCGAGGCGACGAAGTTGTACGCCCCCCTCAGCTTGAACGCACCGGTGCGCTGCAGGGTTTCGAGCTTCAGCCAGACGTCGGTTCCCGCGAGCTCCGACAGCGCGTCGGAGCGCACCAGCGGGGTGCGGCGCACCACGCCCGAGATGCGCCGCGCGGCCGCCCGCACGTCGCCGATCGCGGGGAGCGGCGCGTCCGCGGCAAACGCCTGATGCGGGGCCGCGGCGGCGGGGTCCGTGGTGGTCACCGGGGAACGATTCCTGCGGCGGCGCGCGCCGTTCTCACGGCAGGCGGAAGGTCTGCGTGCGCTCCACCGGGTGGCTGGCGGAGGCGAGCCGGGCCGTGGCGGTCAGCGAGCGGCCGCGGAGCGACGCATCGGGGCGCCACACCTCGCGCCAGGTGAGCGTCTGCCCCGGCGCCAGCGTCTCGGTGGCGAGCGCCTGCGTGAACATCCGCTCCGCGCTCCACCGCCACACCTCGCGCCCGCCGTCGCTCACGGCGAAGTCGTACCGCTGCCCGCTGCGGAACTCCAGCGCCAGCGGCGCCTGCGTGGAGTTGGTGACGGCCAGCACGAACGTCACGCTGTCGCCCGCGGGCTGGATCTGGAACGACGCCGCGAGCGGGCCCGTGGAGGCGCCGCCGGACGCCCCTCCCTCGGGCGCGGGGGCGGCGGGGACGGGGAACGGGTCGCAGGCGGCCAGCAGCGCGGCGGCGGCGAAGGCGAGCACGGAGCGCATGGGGTTCCCGGTAGTGGGGTGGGCGGGCCCGCGCGGCGGCCCGACAGGCGCGGCAAATCGAAGCCGCGGCGCACCTTTCCCGCGACGCGGAAGCGCAAGATAGAGACGCCGTGAGCACCCCGTCAAGCAAGGTTCGTGACACCCCGGAGACGTGCTTGCGAAAAATTTCACAAGCTCGTATATTGGGCACGCCAACACCCCTGGAGCCCCCGGAGAGCCCGCGAATGGCACTGGATCCGCGCCTTCCACCGCGCCGCGGAGGTGGTCCCGACCTGGGCGAGCAGATGGGCGCGGGGCTGCAGTTCGCCGCCTCGATCGCCTTCTTCCTGCTGGGCGGAATGTGGCTGGACCGGCGCCTGGGCACCGACCCGTGGCTGCTGATCGCGGGGGTGATGGTGGGCGGGGTGGCCGGGTTCTGGTCGATCTACCGCCGCCTGGTGGTGCTCCCGCGCGAGCGGGACAGGAAGGAGAAGCGATGACGGAGCAGGGAATCCGCTACACCGCCCTGGCGGCGCTGGTGGCGGCCGCGGTGGCCGCCGCGGCCGCGCGCGCCGTGGCCCCGGGCAGCCTGACGGGCGTGCTGGTGGGCGCGGCGGCGGGGTTCGCCGTGCAGGTGGCGGTGTTCTGGATGTTCATGGTGCGGCTCTTTCCCGGGCGTGTGTGGCACGCCTACGGGGTGGGGCTGCTGGTGAGGTTCGCCGCGTTCGCCGTGGTGGCGCTGGTGGCGGTGCCGCAGGCCGGGCTTCCGCTGGGCGCCACGCTTTTTCCGCTGGCGGCGGTGTTCTGGCTCACCACGCTGATGGAACCGGCTTTCTTCAAGCCACGTACGCCGAAGACCAGGCAAGCATGAAGCTCAAGTCCGCGCTGATCGCGCTCGTCCTTGCCGCTGCCGCGGGGCCGCTGCACGCCCAGGTGCCGGAGACCTCGGTGCCCTCGCGTGAGACGCCCGAGGCGGTGCGCGCGCCGCAGGCCGCCGAGCCCGCCCCCGCCAGTGCCGGCGAGGGGCACGAATCGGCCGAGTTCGACCCCATGCACCACGTGCAGGACGGCCGCACGCTCGAGTTCCCGCCCTTCGGCGAGCTGGAGCTTCCCGCGGCGGGGAGCTGGAAGGTGGGCCCGGTCGACATGACGCCGACCCGCCACGTGGTCTTCATCTGGCTGACCGGGCTGCTGATGCTGGCCGTGTTCATCCCCGCCGGGCGGGCCGCGCGCCGCCGCGAGACCGGGCGCTCGCCGGGCGCCCGCCGCCACAACGCGGTCGAGGCGGCGGTGCTCTTCTTCCGCGACCAGGTGGTGATGCCCAACATCGGCCACGGGGGGGAGAAGTACGCGGGGTATCTCATCACCCTGTTCTTCTTCATCCTCTTCGCCAACCTGTTCGGGCTGCTTCCCTGGGGCGCGAGCGCCACGGCCAACATCTCGGTGACGGCCGCGCTGGCGCTGATCTCCTTCATCGTGGTCGAGGTGTCGGGGATGGTGGCGCTGGGGCCGGCGGGGTACCTGAAGACGATCGTGTACGTCCCCCACGGGCTGCCGAAGCCGCTGGTGCCCATCATGGCGGTCATCATGACGCCGGTGGAGCTGCTGGGGAAGCTGGCGAAGCCGTTCGCGCTGGCGGTGCGCCTGATGGCCAACATGATGGCCGGGCACATCGTGCTGCTCTCGCTCTTCGGCGTGGCGCTGGCCTTCGGGTCGCTGGCCATCGCGGTGGGGCCCATGCTGATGGCGCTGATGCTCACCTTCCTCGAGCTCTTCGTCGCCTTCCTGCAGGCGTACGTGTTCGTGGTGCTGACGTCGGTGTTCATCGGGCTGATCCGCCACGAGCACTGAGTGACGGCGGGTGCCGGGTCTCAGGTCTTTCATCAGGACTCAGGACTCAGGACTTCGGACTTAGGACTTAGCACGTAGGACTTAGCACTTAGGATCTCGAGGGCCCGCGGCGAGCCCGGATCGCCGCCGGCGGGGGACGGCTCCACCCCCGTCGTACTGTACCCGGGAGATGGGCGCCCGGGGAAGGCGCGCGGCCCCCGGGCCGGCTCGGCGCCGCACGGGCCCGCCGGGCCCGGGAGAGCGGAGGCCCGATCTGAAGGGAACGACCACAAGGGAGAAGCACCATGCTGCAGGCGGCGGCACAGAACTACAGCTACCTGGCCAACGGCCTGATGGGCGCCGGCATCGGCGCCGGCCTGGCCATCATCGGCGCCGGGCTGGGGATCGGCCTGATCGGCCGCGGCGCCACCGAGGGGATGGCGCGCCAGCCCGAGATCGCCGGGCAGATCCAGACGGCCGGGATCATCCTGGCGGCGCTCATCGAGGGCGCCACCTTCTTCGCCCTGATCGTGGCCCTGATGGTCCGCGGCACGGTGAACGGCGTTCTGCCCCACTGACGGACGGACCGGGGCGGGCGGGGGGACTTCCCCCGCCCGCCGCCGAAAGCATCTGACGATTTCCGAGGCCTGCTGAGACCTATGATCTCGAAGCTGTCGGCCGGCGTTCCGGCCCTGCTGCTGCTTACCGCCACCCCCGCCCTCGCACAGGGCGAGCAGGGCCCGCTCGACGTGAACGTCGGGCTGATGATCTGGACCGTGCTGATCTTCGTGGTCGTCCTGGCGGCCTTGGCGAAGTTCGCGTGGCCCAACATCCTGGGCGCGGTGGAGAAGCGCGAGCAGCACATCCGCGACCTGATCGCCCAGGCCGACCGCGACCGCGCCGAGGCCGCCGCGCTGGCCGACGAGCAGCGCCGCCTGGTGGAGGAGACGCGCGCCCGCGTGCACGAGGCGCTGAACGAGAGCCGCTCCACCGCCGAGCACATGCGCGCCGAGATCCTGGAGCAGGCCCGCCGCGAGCACGACGAGCTGCTGGCCCGCGCCCGCGCCGACATCAGTGCCGAGCGCGCCACCATGGAGGCCGCCGTGCGCGCCGACGCCGTGGACGTGGCCATCGCCGCGGCCGAGAAGCTGGTGCAGCGCAGCCTGAACGGCGACGACAACCGCCGCCTGGTGCAGGGGTACCTGGCCGCCCTCGACGGACAGGCCACGGCCGCCCGTGCCGCGGGCCACGCGGCCGCCGCGGGAGCCTGACGCCATGCGCAGCGAGATCATCGCCCGCAACTACGCCGAGACGCTGCTGGAGCTGGCGCGGCGGCAGGGCCCGGGCGCCGTGGAGGAGTACGCCGGCGCCATGCAGCTGCTGGCCGACGCCACCTCGGGCGCGCGGGTGCGCGAGTTCCTGTCCACCCCGCGCGTGAGCGCGCCGGAGCGCAAGGACGCGCTCCGCAAGGCGCTGCAGGGGAAGGTTCCCGAGCTCTTCCTGCGCTTCGTGATGGTGGTGGTCGACAAGCGGCGCCAGGCGCTCCTTCCCGACATCGCGCACGAGTACCGCCGGCTGGTGGACGAGCAGATGGGGCGCGTGCGGGTGGACGTGCACATCAGCCACGAGCCCGACGCCGCGCTGCAGGAGCAGATCGCCCGCGCGCTGGCCGGGCGCCTGGGGAAGACGGTGATCCCCAGCTTCACGGTGGACCCCTCGCTGCTGGGCGGCATGGTGGTGCGCTACGGCGAAGAGATCCTGGACGGCAGCGTCCGCAGCCGGGCCGCGGGGCTGCGCCGGCGGCTGACGGAGGTCGCGAACGGATAGGAAAAGAAGTCCTGAGTCCCAGGTCCCAAGTCCTGAGTGGGGCTTCGGTGCACAACTTAGGACTTGGCACTTAGGACTTAGGACTTTCAGTTCGGTCGGCATCATCCCACTCCGGCGGTGCGCCGGACCGGAAAAGGAATAGAGGAAATGGCGGCGGACACCCAGCTTCGCGCGAGCGAGATCAAGAACGTGCTGCTCGGCGAGATCGAGCGGTACGACCAGGCCCTGGGCGCCGAGCAGATCGGCGAGGTGCTGGAGGTGAAGGACGGCATCGCCCGCATCTACGGCCTGATGGGCACGATGTCGAGCGAGATGCTCGAGATCACCCCCAGCGACGGCGGGGCGCCGGTGACGGCGCTGGCGCTGAACCTGGAAGAGGACAACATCGGCGCCGTGGTGCTGGGCGACTGGACCGTCATCCAGGAGGGCGACCAGGTGCGCCGCACCGCCCGCGTGCTCGACATTCCCGTGGGCCCCGAGTTCCTGGGGCGCGTGGTGAACCCGCTGGGCGAGCCGGTGGACGGCAAGGGCCCCATCGCCGCCAGCGGCGGCCGCCGCCAGGTGGACATCGTGGCGCCCGGCATCGTGCTGCGGCAGCCGGTGAAGGAGCCCATGCAGACGGGGATCAAGGCCATCGACGCCCTGATTCCCATCGGCCGCGGGCAGCGCGAGCTGATCATCGGCGACCGCGGCACCGGCAAGACGGCCATCGCCATCGACACCATCATCAACCAGAAGGGCCAGGGCGTCGTCTGCGTGTACGTGGCCATCGGCCAGAAGAACTCGACCATCGCGGGCGTGCTGGCGCGCCTGCAGGAGGCCGGGGCCATGGACTACACCATCATCGTGGCCGCGTCCGCCAGCGACCCGGCGCCGCTGCAGTACATCGCCCCGTACGCGGGGACGGCGCTGGCCGAGTACTTCATGTACACCAAGAACGCCGAGGGGAAGGGCACCGCCACGCTGTGCGTGTACGACGACCTGTCCAAGCAGGCCGTGGCGTACCGCCAGATGTCGCTGGTGCTGCGCCGTCCTCCCGGCCGCGAGGCGTACCCGGGCGACGTGTTCTACCTGCACTCGCGCCTGCTGGAGCGCGCGGCCAAGCTCAGCGACGAGATGGGCGGCGGCTCGCTGACCGCGCTGCCGATCATCGAGACGCAGGCGGGCGACGTGTCGGCGTACATCCCCACCAACGTGATCTCGATCACCGACGGCCAGATCTTCCTGGAGTCGAACCTGTTCTACTCGGGCGTGCGCCCGGCGGTGAACGTCGGCATCAGCGTGAGCCGAGTCGGCGGCTCGGCGCAGATCAAGGCCATGAAGAAGGTGGCCGGCAAGCTGAAGGGCGAGCTGGCGCAGTACCGCGAGCTCGAGGCGTTCGCCGCCTTCGGCAGCGAGCTGGACGCGGTGACGCAGCGCCAGCTGGCGCGCGGCGCCCGCTCGGTGGAGGTGCTGAAGCAGCCGCAGTACGCGCCCATGCCGGTGGAGCACCAGGTGGCCATCATCTACGCGCTGACCAACGGCTACCTGGACGAGGTCGACGTGCCGCAGATCCGCGCGTGGGAGCGCGACTTCCACGTGTACCTGCGCACGCAGCACCCCGAGATCCTGCAGGGGATCCGCGACGCCCGCGACCTCACCAAGGAGACCGAGGACGCGCTGAAGAAGGCCATCGCCATGTACGGCGAGCTGTTCGCCGATCCGAAGAGCCCGGTGGGCACCGACGACTACGCGAACAACCCGATCCTGCACGAGACCGACGCCGACCGGCACATGGGCGAGGACCAGCTCCGCATGGCCGCCCGCCCCGAGGCGAACGCGGCCGGCGCGAGGCAGAGCTACTAAGTACGGAAGTACGAAAGTACGGGAGTACGAGACCATCGTACTCCCGTACTCCCGTACTCTCGTACTCTGGCGGGCGCAGAAGCGCCGGGACAACGGACTGAAATGGCAAAAGCCAGAGAACTGAAGGGCCGCATCCGCTCGGTCCAGAACACGCGCAAGATCACGCGGACGATGGAGATGGTGGCCACGTCCAAGCTGAAGCGCGCGCAGGACCGCGTGGCCGCCGCCGGCCCGTACGCCGAGCGCCTGGCCGACGTGGTGCGCCGGCTGATCAACCCCGAGCTGGCCCGGCGGTACCCGCTGCTGCGCCAGCCCGAGGAGGTCCGCCGCGCCGCCGTGCTGGTGCTCACCGGCAACCGCGGCCTGGCCGGTGCCTTCAACACCAACCTCATCCGCCAGGGGCGCGACCTGCTGCGCGAGCTGCGCGGCCGCGGCACCGAGGTGGAGCTGCACGTGAGCGGGAAGAAGGGGATCTCCTTCTTCCGCTTCGTGGGCGAAACGCTGGGCGGCGCCTTCAGCGACGTGGGCGACCGCCCCGGCGCGGCCGACGCCGAGCGGCTGGTGGGGCCGCTGATGGCCCGCTTCGAGAGCGGCGAGCTGGACGCGGTGTACATCGTGTACGCGCAGTTCAAGTCCGCGCTGTCGACGGCGCCCACGACGCTGCAGGTGCTGCCGGTGCGCACGCCCGAGGCGGCCGAGGGGGCGCGCGAGGTGGACTACATCCTGGAGCCCGGGGCCGACGAGATCCTGGGCCAGGTGCTGCCGCTGTACGTGCGCAACAGCGTGTACCGCGCGCTGGTGGAAACGGTGGCCGGCTTCTACGGGGCGCAGCGCACCGCCATGAAGAACGCCACCGACAACGCGGGCGACATGCTCGAGGCGCTCACCCGCACGTACAACCGGGTGCGCCAGGCCGCGATCACGCAGGAGATCGCCGAGATCGTGGGCGGCGCCGCGGCGCTGGAATAAAACGCTACGGATCAACGACAAGGAGACATACATGGCAGCCACTGCTCCCGAGACCGCGACCGTCGCGCCCGGCGCCCCGAACACCGGCCGCGTCGTGCAGGTCATCGGCCCGGTGATCGACGCCGAGTTCGAGCACCTTCCCGACATCTACAACGCGCTGGTCATCCGCCAGCCCGCCTCGCCCGGCGTGGAGGCGGTGGACGTGACGCTCGAGGTGCAGCAGCACATCGGGCGCAACCAGGTGCGCGCGGTGGCCATGAGCGCCACCGACGGCGTGGTGCGCGGCATGGAGGTGGTCGACGCCGGCACCTCGATCACCGTGCCCGTGGGCGCCAACGCGCTGGGGCGCATCCTGAACGTGCTGGGCAACCCGGTGGACGAGCGCGGCGTCATCCCCGCAGACGCGGTGCGCTGGGCCATCCACCGCCCGGCGCCCAAGTTCGTGGACCTGGAGCCCAAGGCCGAGATCCTGGAGACGGGGATCAAGGTGATCGACCTGCTCACCCCGTACGTGAAGGGCGGCAAGATCGGCCTCTTCGGCGGCGCGGGCGTGGGGAAGACGGTGGTCATCCAGGAGCTCATCCACAACATCGCCATGGGGCACGGCGGGCGCTCGGTGTTCGCCGGCGTGGGCGAGCGCACCCGCGAGGGCACCGACCTGTGGCTGGAGTTCAAGGAGGCCAAGCTCATCAACGACGACAACCTGGCCGAGTCGTCCGTCGCCCTGGTGTACGGGCAGATGAACGAGCCGCCGGGCGCGCGCCTGCGCGTCGCGCTGACGGGGCTGACCGTGGCGGAGTACTTCCGCGACGTGGAGAAGCAGGACGTGCTCTTCTTCGTGGACAACATCTTCCGCTTCACCCAGGCGGGCTCGGAGGTGTCGGCGCTGCTCGGCCGCATGCCCTCGGCCGTGGGCTACCAGCCTACGCTCGCCACGGAGATGGGGCAGCTGCAGGAGCGCATCACCTCCACGCGCGAGGGATCGATCACTTCGGTGCAGGCCATCTACGTGCCCGCCGACGACCTGACCGACCCGGCGCCGGCCACGGCGTTCGCGCACCTGGACGCCACCACGGTGCTTTCGCGCGCCATCTCGGAGCTGGGCATCTACCCCGCGGTGGACCCGCTCGACTCCACCAGCCGCATCCTGGACCCGCAGTACATCGGGCAGCGGCACTACAACGTGGCCACCTCGGTGCAGCGGACGCTCCAGCGCTACAAGGAGCTGCAGGACATCATCGCCATCCTGGGGATGGACGAGCTCACCGAGGAGGACAAGGTCATCGTGGGGCGCGCGCGCCGTATCCAGCGCTTCCTGTCGCAGCCCTTCCACGTGGCCGAGCAGTTCACCGGCACGCCGGGCGAATACGTGAAGCTGGAAGACACCATCGCCTCGTTCGAGCGCGTGGTGAACGGCGAGTTCGACCACCTGCCCGAGCAGGCCTTCTACATGGTGGGCGGGATCGAGGGCGCCGAGGAGAAGGCGCGGCGGCTCGAGGCGGGGGCCTGAGATGGCCACCCCCGCCACGACGGCCGACGCGGGCACCGGGCTGCGCGTTTCCGTCATCACCCCCGAGGCCACGATCTACGAGGGCCAGGCCGACCAGGTGGTGGCGCCCGCGTACAACGGCTCGCTGGGCATTCTGCGCGGCCACGCGCCGCTGATGGCGCTGCTGGGCACGGGCACGCTCCGCATCGACCGGGGCGGGCACTCCGAGCGATACACGGTGAGCGGCGGGTTCCTGCAGGTGGTGGACAACACGGTCACCGTCCTGAGCGAGCACGCGACCGCGGCGTGACGCACTGAAGAAGTACGAGAGTACGGAAGTACGAAACGGCCCCGCATCTCCAGAAGATGCGGGGCCGTTCTCCGTCATGGCGTCGCGGCGGTCAGATCACGGACAGGTGGGGCGGCCGCGGGTGGGCGGGCATTCGGGGCAGGTGAAGGGCAGCATCGTGACCATCGCCCGCACCGTTCCCCGCTCGTCCGCGGACGGGTCCTGCACCGGGAACGAGTCCACGCGCAGGTCTTCCAGGGTGAGCCGAAGCTTCTCCATCGCCATTCCCTCCTTGCGGATGTGCCGGACCGGACCGTGGAGGGAAACCATCGCAAGTTCAGCGCCTGCAATATGATAGCTGTGCTCTAACGTACGGTGAACGTCTGAGAGGGTTCGTCGATCCCACCGCCGGCGCCCGGGCCGTTGGTGACGTCTACGAAGAGCACGCGGTACGTGCCCGGCGCCTGATCGTTCAGGAGCAGCACGTTCTCCACGACGGTCTGGCCCGGCTCCACGACCCCTCGGGCGGCCGCGCACAACGCGAAGTTCGGCAGCTGCCGGGCGGCCACCCAGAACCCGTTCAGCCGCATCTCCACCTTGTGCGCGCACGCCACGTACGACACCGCCACCGGCGACGGGTTGCGCAGCGTGAGCGTCACGATGCTCCCTGGCGCGTACGATGCCTGGTCGGGCGTGATCTCCAGCAGCCCCGCGAACCGGGGCTCCGTGGGAGACGACCCCTCGCATCCCGCCAGCACCGCGGCGGCTGCCGCTACCATCAGCCTACGGACGGACAACGTGCGCATCAGGGCATCCTCCACGCGGGGGGTGACTGGCGCCACGGGCCATTCCTCGCGGCGCCTCCGGGGTTAACAACGCCCGCCGCACGGCCTTCGTGACGCACGGGCCGCGTCGCTCGATTCGTCGATGCAGGATACGCGCACCGGTGCCGCTGCATGCGCGAGGTGGAGTCCGCGAAGGCGGACTGCGTGCCGTTGTAGCCGCGACTTCAGTCGCATTTTCCTCCCCACCCCTACCCTCATCTTCCCCTCCGCCACGATGACACGCTGCCGTCCTGGCGGAAGATGCGGCGGATCGGCGCCCGCCGGCTTCCGCGGCGATCCGATCTCGTCGCCCTGCTTTCGAAACCGGACTGATCGGCGGAACTATGCGCGTTGCAACGAGGTACAGCATCCGGACGGCGATGCGGATGGATTGTGCCGCGGGCGGACTGCTGCGGGTTCCGGTTGCGGCCGATACAAGGAAATTGCTGGTGCGAAACTTGTAATCAGGAACCCGTGGTGCCTCGCCGGGCCGGATCGGTCCGGGCGGGGCTTTCGTTGCGGACCGCATCAGGGGAGCCAGGATGAAGAAGCTCGCGTTCGTCTGCGCCACCACGGTGGCGCTCACCGCCCTTGCCGCCGAGGCCCGGGCGCAGGTGTTCACCCCCACCTTCCAGTCCACCCGCCGCGGCAGCGACATCGGCCTGTACCTGAGCGACGGGCCGGGCGAGCTGGCGGTGGAGGGGATCTGGCGCCGCGGATTCGGTACCGGCGACCTGGGGCTGCGCGCCGGCTTCGCCGACGCGGGTGACGGCGACGTGCTGCTGGGCGCCGACTGGCGCCAGCCGCTGGCGCTGGGCACCGCGCCCGTGGACCTGGCGCTCACCTTCGGCGCGCAGGGCGCCCTCGGCGACGTGGACGGCATCGGCGGGCAGGTGGGCGTGGACTTCGGGCACACCTTCGCGCAGCCGGGGCTCTCCATCACCCCCTACGTGCACCCGCGCCTGGCGCTGGTCTCGGCGCTCGACGACAACTCCGGCGCCGAGCTCGACGTGCTGGCCGACATCGGCGCGGACTTCGACTTCGCGCCCAACCTGAGCCTGCGCGTGGGCGTGAACCTGGGCGACGGCGCGGACTGGGGGATCGGGCTGGCCTGGCGGCGCTGAACCACGCACATTGAAGACCCACGACGGGCGCGCCGCCCTTCCGGCGGCGGGCCCTTTCCATGCGACTGTAAACTGATGATTTCAAAGCGCGTCGACCTGCAC includes the following:
- the atpH gene encoding ATP synthase F1 subunit delta, whose product is MRSEIIARNYAETLLELARRQGPGAVEEYAGAMQLLADATSGARVREFLSTPRVSAPERKDALRKALQGKVPELFLRFVMVVVDKRRQALLPDIAHEYRRLVDEQMGRVRVDVHISHEPDAALQEQIARALAGRLGKTVIPSFTVDPSLLGGMVVRYGEEILDGSVRSRAAGLRRRLTEVANG
- the atpA gene encoding F0F1 ATP synthase subunit alpha; translated protein: MAADTQLRASEIKNVLLGEIERYDQALGAEQIGEVLEVKDGIARIYGLMGTMSSEMLEITPSDGGAPVTALALNLEEDNIGAVVLGDWTVIQEGDQVRRTARVLDIPVGPEFLGRVVNPLGEPVDGKGPIAASGGRRQVDIVAPGIVLRQPVKEPMQTGIKAIDALIPIGRGQRELIIGDRGTGKTAIAIDTIINQKGQGVVCVYVAIGQKNSTIAGVLARLQEAGAMDYTIIVAASASDPAPLQYIAPYAGTALAEYFMYTKNAEGKGTATLCVYDDLSKQAVAYRQMSLVLRRPPGREAYPGDVFYLHSRLLERAAKLSDEMGGGSLTALPIIETQAGDVSAYIPTNVISITDGQIFLESNLFYSGVRPAVNVGISVSRVGGSAQIKAMKKVAGKLKGELAQYRELEAFAAFGSELDAVTQRQLARGARSVEVLKQPQYAPMPVEHQVAIIYALTNGYLDEVDVPQIRAWERDFHVYLRTQHPEILQGIRDARDLTKETEDALKKAIAMYGELFADPKSPVGTDDYANNPILHETDADRHMGEDQLRMAARPEANAAGARQSY
- a CDS encoding BsuPI-related putative proteinase inhibitor; this translates as MRSVLAFAAAALLAACDPFPVPAAPAPEGGASGGASTGPLAASFQIQPAGDSVTFVLAVTNSTQAPLALEFRSGQRYDFAVSDGGREVWRWSAERMFTQALATETLAPGQTLTWREVWRPDASLRGRSLTATARLASASHPVERTQTFRLP
- the atpF gene encoding F0F1 ATP synthase subunit B; this translates as MISKLSAGVPALLLLTATPALAQGEQGPLDVNVGLMIWTVLIFVVVLAALAKFAWPNILGAVEKREQHIRDLIAQADRDRAEAAALADEQRRLVEETRARVHEALNESRSTAEHMRAEILEQARREHDELLARARADISAERATMEAAVRADAVDVAIAAAEKLVQRSLNGDDNRRLVQGYLAALDGQATAARAAGHAAAAGA
- a CDS encoding ATP synthase F0 subunit C, which gives rise to MLQAAAQNYSYLANGLMGAGIGAGLAIIGAGLGIGLIGRGATEGMARQPEIAGQIQTAGIILAALIEGATFFALIVALMVRGTVNGVLPH
- a CDS encoding AtpZ/AtpI family protein translates to MALDPRLPPRRGGGPDLGEQMGAGLQFAASIAFFLLGGMWLDRRLGTDPWLLIAGVMVGGVAGFWSIYRRLVVLPRERDRKEKR
- the atpC gene encoding ATP synthase F1 subunit epsilon, producing MATPATTADAGTGLRVSVITPEATIYEGQADQVVAPAYNGSLGILRGHAPLMALLGTGTLRIDRGGHSERYTVSGGFLQVVDNTVTVLSEHATAA
- the atpB gene encoding F0F1 ATP synthase subunit A, encoding MKLKSALIALVLAAAAGPLHAQVPETSVPSRETPEAVRAPQAAEPAPASAGEGHESAEFDPMHHVQDGRTLEFPPFGELELPAAGSWKVGPVDMTPTRHVVFIWLTGLLMLAVFIPAGRAARRRETGRSPGARRHNAVEAAVLFFRDQVVMPNIGHGGEKYAGYLITLFFFILFANLFGLLPWGASATANISVTAALALISFIVVEVSGMVALGPAGYLKTIVYVPHGLPKPLVPIMAVIMTPVELLGKLAKPFALAVRLMANMMAGHIVLLSLFGVALAFGSLAIAVGPMLMALMLTFLELFVAFLQAYVFVVLTSVFIGLIRHEH
- a CDS encoding threonine/serine dehydratase — translated: MTTTDPAAAAPHQAFAADAPLPAIGDVRAAARRISGVVRRTPLVRSDALSELAGTDVWLKLETLQRTGAFKLRGAYNFVASLADAERARGLVTASAGNHGISVALSARLLGARAVVFVPDDAPEGKRRRIAREGAELRLVAGGYDAAHAAAEAFAEESGARFVNAFSDPAVVAGQGTVGLEIFEERPSIRTVVTPAGGGGLIGGIGVVARAIGDGVRVVGVQTDETAALHASLAAGRPTSSVYGPTLCEGLSGDIDERAFRLAREVVDEVVLVSEDAVRRAIRWLAAEEGIIAEGSAAVSVAALLEGAAGEMRGPVAVVLTGSNLDAGRLAAILSGD
- the atpG gene encoding ATP synthase F1 subunit gamma, producing MAKARELKGRIRSVQNTRKITRTMEMVATSKLKRAQDRVAAAGPYAERLADVVRRLINPELARRYPLLRQPEEVRRAAVLVLTGNRGLAGAFNTNLIRQGRDLLRELRGRGTEVELHVSGKKGISFFRFVGETLGGAFSDVGDRPGAADAERLVGPLMARFESGELDAVYIVYAQFKSALSTAPTTLQVLPVRTPEAAEGAREVDYILEPGADEILGQVLPLYVRNSVYRALVETVAGFYGAQRTAMKNATDNAGDMLEALTRTYNRVRQAAITQEIAEIVGGAAALE
- the atpD gene encoding F0F1 ATP synthase subunit beta, which encodes MAATAPETATVAPGAPNTGRVVQVIGPVIDAEFEHLPDIYNALVIRQPASPGVEAVDVTLEVQQHIGRNQVRAVAMSATDGVVRGMEVVDAGTSITVPVGANALGRILNVLGNPVDERGVIPADAVRWAIHRPAPKFVDLEPKAEILETGIKVIDLLTPYVKGGKIGLFGGAGVGKTVVIQELIHNIAMGHGGRSVFAGVGERTREGTDLWLEFKEAKLINDDNLAESSVALVYGQMNEPPGARLRVALTGLTVAEYFRDVEKQDVLFFVDNIFRFTQAGSEVSALLGRMPSAVGYQPTLATEMGQLQERITSTREGSITSVQAIYVPADDLTDPAPATAFAHLDATTVLSRAISELGIYPAVDPLDSTSRILDPQYIGQRHYNVATSVQRTLQRYKELQDIIAILGMDELTEEDKVIVGRARRIQRFLSQPFHVAEQFTGTPGEYVKLEDTIASFERVVNGEFDHLPEQAFYMVGGIEGAEEKARRLEAGA